The proteins below come from a single Methanococcoides sp. AM1 genomic window:
- the cbiT gene encoding precorrin-6Y C5,15-methyltransferase (decarboxylating) subunit CbiT has protein sequence MSDLLHISGGPTKPEVIAISLSKMDLKDGITFYDVGCGTGAVSIEASKIARGLKVVAMDAREKAIDVARQNFRNFGVEDVTLISGESSESIDENAEIGSIDCAFVGGTKNISKVLDVLYKKKARNIVVNAVRIETVVNVMNKMKELGIFSEVIHVTITRGYELTGETMFKPENPVYIVVGKLQSA, from the coding sequence ATGTCAGATCTATTGCACATAAGCGGAGGGCCAACAAAGCCAGAGGTCATTGCGATATCACTATCAAAAATGGACCTGAAAGATGGGATCACATTCTATGATGTAGGGTGTGGAACAGGTGCTGTTTCTATTGAAGCATCAAAAATAGCACGTGGCCTTAAGGTCGTTGCCATGGATGCGAGAGAAAAAGCCATCGATGTTGCAAGACAGAACTTCAGGAACTTCGGCGTTGAGGATGTTACACTAATTAGTGGTGAATCTTCCGAATCTATTGATGAGAACGCTGAGATAGGATCCATTGACTGTGCGTTTGTAGGCGGGACAAAGAACATATCCAAGGTACTGGATGTGCTCTATAAGAAAAAGGCAAGAAATATTGTTGTTAACGCGGTAAGGATCGAAACCGTGGTCAATGTGATGAATAAGATGAAAGAGTTGGGAATATTCTCAGAGGTCATCCATGTCACCATTACCAGAGGTTATGAGCTTACAGGCGAAACCATGTTTAAACCAGAGAACCCGGTCTATATTGTAGTAGGAAAGCTGCAGAGTGCATAA
- a CDS encoding phosphoribosylanthranilate isomerase has protein sequence MKSVEDIDLAVSSGADAVGFITDVPVETPRKIDLKKAEELVYHVPFFVDSVLVIMPGSAGEAIDMINSIGPDVVQIHNAPGIGDMRSVRDNTDVKIIQTFHVPSERNVLVNELVGEINLLSSEDLIDGVLLDSYVSGKVGGTGKIHDLSISRQVVELVDIPVVLAGGLNADNVAECVKQVSPFAVDTASGVETDGKKDAEKIRRFIKEVRCAR, from the coding sequence ATGAAGTCTGTTGAAGACATCGATCTTGCAGTAAGCTCAGGTGCCGATGCTGTTGGTTTCATAACCGATGTTCCTGTGGAAACGCCAAGGAAGATCGATCTCAAAAAGGCAGAAGAACTTGTTTATCATGTGCCTTTTTTTGTGGATTCAGTATTGGTTATCATGCCGGGATCTGCCGGTGAAGCTATTGATATGATAAATTCCATCGGACCGGATGTGGTTCAGATACACAATGCTCCAGGTATTGGTGATATGAGGTCTGTTCGTGACAATACAGATGTTAAGATAATTCAAACCTTCCATGTTCCTTCGGAACGTAATGTACTGGTGAATGAACTTGTAGGTGAGATCAATTTGCTTTCATCTGAGGATCTTATAGATGGTGTCCTTCTGGATTCTTATGTTTCCGGTAAGGTCGGTGGTACGGGGAAGATCCATGACCTCTCTATAAGCAGGCAGGTCGTGGAACTTGTGGATATCCCTGTGGTCCTTGCAGGCGGTTTGAATGCTGATAATGTTGCAGAGTGTGTAAAGCAGGTATCTCCCTTTGCTGTGGATACAGCTTCAGGCGTAGAAACAGATGGGAAAAAAGATGCTGAAAAGATAAGGCGTTTTATAAAAGAAGTTAGGTGTGCAAGATGA
- the trpD gene encoding anthranilate phosphoribosyltransferase, translating into MKYYLQKLVDGYDLTMAEAEAAMEQIFESATDTQIGAFVMAMKMKGETSDEIAGFAKAMLKVANMISPDVQGTLVDTCGTGGDRHNTINISTTAAIVAAAAGVNVAKHGNYSFTSLSGSADVLKELGIKIDLEPEYVKSSIEDIGIGFMLAPMFHPAMKRMVGPRKELGIRTMFNILGPLTNPTGAKSQVIGVFDKNLCKLMAEVLCKLGKEHVLVLHGDGMDEISTLSETYVAELKDGAVNTYTITPEEFGISRAKATDIVGGTPEENAGDILYIFNGEKGPKRDIVVVNAAAAIYVSGMANSIKEAIPIAEEAIDSKKALYKLKEFIEFTSGKKVDNESLNACQGMRDEVC; encoded by the coding sequence ATGAAATATTATCTCCAAAAATTAGTTGATGGTTATGATCTGACGATGGCCGAGGCAGAAGCAGCCATGGAGCAGATATTTGAGAGTGCAACAGACACACAGATCGGTGCATTTGTAATGGCCATGAAGATGAAGGGTGAAACCTCCGATGAGATCGCAGGGTTTGCAAAGGCTATGCTAAAAGTGGCCAATATGATATCTCCTGATGTGCAGGGCACTCTCGTGGATACTTGTGGTACAGGCGGTGATCGTCATAATACTATTAATATTTCAACAACTGCTGCTATCGTTGCAGCTGCTGCAGGGGTAAATGTAGCAAAACACGGGAATTATTCATTCACATCTCTTTCAGGAAGTGCTGATGTGCTCAAAGAGCTCGGTATAAAGATCGACCTTGAGCCTGAATATGTGAAAAGTTCAATTGAGGACATTGGTATCGGTTTCATGCTGGCTCCGATGTTCCATCCTGCAATGAAGAGGATGGTAGGCCCCAGAAAAGAACTTGGGATAAGGACAATGTTCAATATCCTCGGTCCACTGACAAATCCTACTGGTGCAAAGTCACAGGTCATAGGTGTTTTTGACAAGAATCTTTGCAAGCTTATGGCAGAAGTTCTTTGTAAACTTGGTAAGGAGCATGTATTAGTGCTTCACGGTGATGGGATGGATGAGATCAGCACCCTTTCCGAAACGTATGTTGCTGAACTCAAAGATGGTGCTGTGAACACATACACGATCACTCCTGAGGAATTTGGTATCTCCAGAGCTAAAGCTACAGATATTGTGGGTGGTACTCCGGAAGAGAATGCCGGTGATATTCTTTACATCTTCAATGGTGAAAAGGGTCCAAAAAGGGATATTGTTGTTGTCAATGCAGCAGCTGCGATCTATGTTTCAGGCATGGCAAACTCCATAAAGGAAGCTATTCCAATTGCAGAAGAGGCAATTGATAGCAAGAAAGCCTTATACAAACTTAAGGAATTCATAGAATTTACATCAGGTAAAAAGGTGGATAATGAATCACTCAACGCGTGTCAAGGTATGCGGGATGAAGTCTGTTGA
- a CDS encoding aminodeoxychorismate/anthranilate synthase component II: MKVLFVNNRDSFVWNLVDYVSMFESDTLVVPNTISIGEVREISPDAIVISPGPGNPGNSRDVGSCIEIIHEFGDKIPILGVCFGHQAINTAFGGTVDHSKGGPVHGKASMVIHDTSSLFDGISTSFYAGRYHSLSVDRVAEDLEIIAQDENGLIMGVRHKEYPIYGVQFHPESVLTPEGLKLIENFLKIAGMGTKD, translated from the coding sequence ATGAAGGTACTTTTTGTTAACAACAGGGATTCCTTCGTATGGAATCTTGTGGATTATGTTTCCATGTTCGAATCTGATACTCTGGTCGTTCCGAACACTATCTCTATAGGTGAGGTCCGGGAAATATCTCCTGATGCAATCGTCATATCTCCGGGTCCGGGAAATCCTGGCAATAGTCGTGATGTCGGAAGTTGCATCGAAATCATCCACGAATTTGGTGATAAGATCCCGATACTTGGAGTTTGTTTCGGACATCAGGCTATAAACACTGCTTTTGGTGGAACTGTAGATCATTCAAAGGGTGGTCCGGTTCATGGGAAGGCTTCAATGGTAATACATGATACATCCTCTCTGTTCGATGGGATCTCGACCTCATTCTATGCAGGTAGGTATCATTCCCTTTCAGTTGACAGAGTGGCAGAAGATCTGGAAATAATCGCACAGGATGAGAATGGTCTGATCATGGGGGTAAGGCATAAGGAATATCCGATATATGGTGTCCAGTTCCATCCGGAGTCGGTCTTAACACCTGAAGGGCTGAAGCTCATTGAAAATTTCCTGAAAATCGCAGGTATGGGAACGAAGGATTAA
- the trpE gene encoding anthranilate synthase component I codes for MISFDLTKDEFTELVNISEKPALVQLMAKVRSDCTPLQLYTTFQDENYSYMLESVEKEKRHARFSFVGAYPDVVVKISGRKLTLEYGLDSVLIEAIRSKLDLECNDLVDDGSVLMADIKDGSDVVDALRTVFPTADGTVLLNGERFDRQTFLGGAIGYNGYDMVYDCWLDIQRSHQSDVPDMQFILTTRTFVFDHLTDETYMVMTPFAGVDCDPGKLYDDALNEAEEMCQCLRDAAAVRLDEVPVVSGSSEAVCNMDQDAFENAVLAAKQHILDGDIFQVVLSRRYSMEIEQTPLELYRTLRDINPSPYMYLFSFRDLNIVGASPETLMTVHDRKVITNPIAGTCLRGKDEAEDDEYAAKMMSDKKERAEHVMLVDLGRNDVRMVSKSGSVKVSDFMSVVKYSHVQHIESTVCGELRPECDQFDATRAIFPAGTLSGAPKIRAMEIIDEFEPSARGIYGGGVGYYSWNGDVDTAIVIRTVIIKDGVANVQAGAGIVADSDPTYEYEETERKMAAMIAAMGGKR; via the coding sequence ATGATATCGTTCGATCTTACAAAAGATGAGTTCACAGAGCTTGTGAATATTTCAGAGAAACCTGCACTTGTACAGCTTATGGCTAAGGTAAGGTCGGATTGTACTCCCTTGCAGTTATACACAACTTTCCAGGATGAAAATTATTCTTACATGCTGGAATCGGTTGAAAAAGAAAAAAGGCATGCACGTTTTTCCTTCGTTGGTGCTTATCCTGATGTCGTGGTTAAGATAAGTGGACGCAAGCTTACTCTTGAATATGGTTTAGATTCTGTATTGATCGAAGCTATTCGTTCAAAGCTGGATTTAGAATGTAATGATCTTGTGGATGACGGTTCCGTTCTGATGGCCGACATAAAAGATGGTTCTGATGTGGTGGATGCTCTTCGTACAGTTTTCCCAACAGCTGATGGAACTGTTCTCCTGAACGGGGAACGATTTGACAGACAGACCTTCCTCGGAGGTGCCATAGGCTACAATGGTTATGATATGGTCTACGACTGCTGGTTAGATATTCAAAGGAGTCACCAGTCAGATGTGCCTGACATGCAGTTCATTCTGACCACAAGGACATTCGTCTTTGATCACCTTACCGATGAGACCTACATGGTGATGACACCATTTGCAGGTGTGGATTGTGATCCTGGCAAATTGTATGATGATGCTCTGAACGAAGCCGAAGAAATGTGCCAGTGTCTTCGCGATGCAGCCGCTGTCCGGCTTGATGAAGTGCCAGTGGTTTCAGGCTCATCAGAAGCTGTCTGTAATATGGATCAAGATGCATTTGAGAATGCGGTGCTTGCAGCCAAGCAGCATATCCTTGATGGGGATATCTTTCAGGTTGTTTTATCCAGACGCTATTCAATGGAAATAGAACAAACTCCTCTGGAGTTGTATCGTACTCTCAGGGATATTAATCCCAGTCCGTATATGTATCTGTTCAGTTTCCGCGACCTGAATATAGTGGGTGCGAGTCCTGAGACCCTCATGACCGTTCATGACCGTAAGGTCATAACAAATCCTATTGCAGGTACATGTCTTCGGGGTAAAGATGAGGCCGAGGATGACGAATATGCTGCTAAGATGATGTCCGACAAGAAAGAGCGTGCTGAGCATGTTATGCTTGTGGACCTTGGCAGGAACGATGTACGCATGGTCTCAAAGTCCGGTTCGGTGAAGGTCAGTGATTTCATGAGCGTTGTGAAATATTCTCACGTGCAGCACATAGAGAGCACTGTTTGCGGAGAACTTCGACCCGAGTGTGACCAGTTCGATGCCACACGTGCCATTTTCCCGGCAGGAACTCTCTCAGGTGCTCCAAAAATAAGGGCCATGGAGATAATTGATGAGTTCGAGCCATCTGCAAGGGGCATATATGGCGGAGGAGTTGGATATTACTCGTGGAATGGTGATGTTGATACGGCCATTGTCATAAGGACAGTAATAATCAAGGATGGTGTTGCCAATGTACAGGCAGGGGCCGGAATCGTTGCAGATTCCGATCCGACGTATGAATATGAGGAAACGGAACGCAAGATGGCTGCTATGATTGCTGCTATGGGGGGAAAACGATGA
- a CDS encoding cobyric acid synthase → MNTKKHLLILGTASHVGKSAIVTGLCRILSANHKVAPFKAQNMSLNSWITQDGKEIGIAQAIQAMAAGVEPTADMNPVLLKPKGDRVSQVILLGEPYADKSAGSYYDSIEETHDVLRGALRRLADEYDIIVMEGAGGAAEINLYERDIVNIGTARLTDAPIILVGDIERGGVFASLYGTIELLPEDVRKNVCGFIINKFRGDPTILESGLTELEERTGIPVLGVLPHFKLRIPSEDSVSIGDKSSDDAGVHDVDIAVIRLPRISNFTDFEPLERMAKVRYVDLDDDLGTPDAIIIPGTKNTTSDLHDLMESGMAGKIRSFNGKVPILGICGGYQMLGNSIVDSGIEGGESARFEGLGLLDIDTVFDAYEKRTVQVTKTINECGPILGCINGEVVKGYEIHMGMSTSNRPVFGDDGCADESGLVIGTYLHGLFENQNIRHALIKYLAEKKGLVFEDEDIPDIDPYDELADVMRERLDMPRIYEMIGLGPEGI, encoded by the coding sequence ATGAATACTAAAAAACATCTGTTAATATTGGGAACAGCATCTCATGTTGGCAAGAGTGCAATTGTGACTGGTCTTTGTCGCATACTTTCAGCCAACCATAAGGTTGCTCCTTTCAAAGCACAGAACATGAGTCTTAACTCATGGATCACACAGGACGGGAAAGAGATCGGTATCGCTCAGGCAATACAGGCGATGGCAGCAGGCGTTGAGCCGACTGCAGATATGAATCCTGTACTGCTTAAACCCAAAGGGGATCGTGTCTCACAGGTAATACTCCTAGGGGAGCCTTATGCTGACAAAAGTGCAGGCTCGTATTATGACTCCATAGAGGAAACTCATGATGTCCTAAGGGGTGCACTTAGGCGGCTTGCAGATGAGTATGATATTATTGTTATGGAGGGTGCCGGCGGTGCTGCTGAGATCAACCTCTATGAGCGCGACATTGTTAATATCGGAACTGCAAGGCTGACCGATGCGCCTATTATTCTGGTAGGGGATATTGAAAGAGGTGGTGTTTTCGCAAGTCTTTATGGTACTATTGAGCTCCTGCCTGAGGATGTGCGCAAAAATGTATGTGGTTTTATCATAAACAAGTTCAGGGGCGACCCTACAATACTGGAGTCCGGTCTTACTGAACTTGAAGAGCGCACAGGTATTCCTGTCCTTGGCGTCCTTCCACATTTCAAGCTACGTATCCCTTCAGAGGATTCTGTGTCGATCGGAGACAAGTCTTCTGATGATGCCGGAGTTCATGATGTTGATATTGCAGTTATACGCCTTCCCAGAATCTCCAACTTCACAGATTTCGAGCCTCTGGAACGTATGGCAAAGGTAAGATATGTGGATCTTGACGATGACCTTGGTACTCCTGATGCTATTATAATTCCTGGTACTAAGAACACTACCAGTGACCTGCACGATCTAATGGAAAGTGGCATGGCTGGAAAAATAAGGTCCTTTAATGGTAAGGTCCCGATACTTGGTATCTGTGGCGGTTACCAGATGCTTGGAAATTCAATTGTTGATTCCGGCATTGAAGGCGGCGAATCTGCTCGCTTTGAAGGTCTTGGCCTGCTCGACATTGATACTGTGTTCGATGCATATGAGAAACGAACGGTTCAGGTAACGAAAACCATTAACGAATGTGGTCCTATTCTAGGATGCATAAATGGTGAGGTTGTAAAGGGATATGAGATCCATATGGGGATGTCAACATCAAATAGACCGGTTTTCGGAGATGATGGCTGCGCTGATGAAAGTGGTCTTGTGATCGGAACATATCTTCATGGATTATTTGAGAATCAGAATATCAGGCATGCTCTTATAAAATATCTGGCTGAAAAGAAAGGTCTGGTCTTTGAAGATGAGGATATTCCGGATATTGATCCGTATGACGAACTTGCTGATGTTATGCGTGAACGTCTGGACATGCCCCGTATCTATGAAATGATTGGATTGGGCCCTGAGGGGATCTGA
- a CDS encoding adenylate kinase family protein, whose product MIIGLTGTPGTGKTSVCRILEGRGYRVIHMNDLIKNEHLYTEVDEARDTVVADMDKVLSRVCELVGDDEAVTILDSHMSHYIADIVIVLRTAPSELKKRLESRNYSDPKVQENVEAECLDVILVESVEWCQLVYEVDTTGRDPDDVVEDVERIISGILSGDDTLVYSQYKPGSFDWSEEIF is encoded by the coding sequence ATGATCATCGGACTTACCGGGACTCCCGGTACGGGAAAAACCTCTGTTTGCAGGATACTTGAGGGTCGTGGATATCGTGTTATACACATGAACGACCTTATCAAGAATGAACATCTTTACACTGAGGTCGACGAGGCAAGGGATACCGTTGTAGCTGATATGGACAAAGTGCTCTCTCGTGTATGTGAACTTGTGGGTGATGATGAAGCTGTGACAATACTTGACAGCCACATGTCCCACTACATTGCTGACATTGTGATCGTGTTACGCACTGCTCCTTCTGAGCTTAAAAAACGCCTGGAATCTCGTAATTATTCAGATCCCAAGGTGCAGGAGAATGTTGAAGCCGAGTGTCTTGATGTGATCCTTGTGGAATCTGTTGAATGGTGTCAGCTAGTCTATGAGGTGGATACCACTGGCAGGGATCCTGATGATGTGGTTGAGGATGTTGAACGGATTATCTCAGGCATTCTCTCGGGAGATGACACTCTTGTTTATTCCCAATACAAGCCTGGTTCGTTTGACTGGAGCGAAGAGATATTTTAA